Proteins encoded together in one Lathyrus oleraceus cultivar Zhongwan6 chromosome 5, CAAS_Psat_ZW6_1.0, whole genome shotgun sequence window:
- the LOC127079623 gene encoding uncharacterized protein LOC127079623, translating to MEILKQLHINKPFIDAFQQILNYSKFGNFVLTKRKRVGEFATMALTHECNQFVQGKLPHKIKDPRSFTIPCNIGESFCGRQLCDIGPSINLIHLFIFKKLGIRAARQTTITLQLVDQSISYSQEKIEDVLVKVDKFIFHAYFIIMDFCADEETPILLGRSFLAT from the coding sequence ATGGAGATTTTGAAGCAGCTTCACATCAACAAACCATTTATTGATGCATTTCAACAAATACTAAACTACTCCAAATTCGGgaattttgttcttacaaaaaGGAAGAGAGTGGGAGAATTTGCCACTATGGCACTCACTCATGAGTGCAATCAATTTGTTCAAGGAAAACTCCCGCATAAGATAAAGGATCCTAGAAGCTTTACTATACCATGCAATATTGGAGAGTCTTTTTGTGGTAGACAATTGTGTGATATTGGGCCAAGTATTAACCTTATTCACTTATTCATCTTCAAAAAGTTAGGAATTCGAGCTGCTAGACAAACCACCATCACACTTCAGTTAGTTGATCAAAGTATTTCTTACTCACAAGAGAAGATTGAAGATGTATTGGTGAAGGTTGATAAGTTTATATTCCATGCATACTTCATTATTATGGATTTTTGTGCTGACGAGGAAACTCCCATCCTATTGGGAAGATCTTTTCTTGCCACATGA